One Alligator mississippiensis isolate rAllMis1 chromosome 12, rAllMis1, whole genome shotgun sequence DNA window includes the following coding sequences:
- the SEC16A gene encoding protein transport protein Sec16A isoform X1, whose amino-acid sequence MQPPPQTVPAGAGGPPPVGTARNVYWRNGPFSRRANVPVSAALAPVQPVTDPFAFGRQTPQGSPLGNPSKGNPPVMPGPPPSVYPQPAVLHKAPSHAGDNPHELHASLPAPVSQPGINSNTFSNVLASSPGHDLNSTTEMQPNAEFGLHTPSAPLHYSPGMMLENSLGGHVGVGPAPNRPLSIQDVNRDPSNPSAVPATTPFFPFAETPPSQWRLIQGNTQPQVRNYMPYAEPSSQNAVHSMSHPSAGGSSLHLAPGHQQSTMQAPLLGGSDKNGQSGSAGGNPQASSLQPENMGRRSVEMTNTWLAQPYPEQFYPQSLLPDCGLVNPTTQESNLKNQSQAASETSGGHVPSNPDSGTISMFFKGDEAENEEILSSEINDLASKADFDACHRSSGLMYHPSLPPQQVVANIQSQAPVSTGSANERVPKGMDVQYFLRTVSSPHEAQTVKHSVHVTDDNTDVGKARGNVALQYENVENLECVQNQEVLPNEPQNNPLSSSVGSDLYRYGLPPGPSLPKNTIVSHAEGGPNLEAPDSLPHPIRPDSVSSNYSNVSHRSISSSARPQELDGTFIQQESGKPDEETSASFFKQIDCSPSGGDTSEPNISKNYHRNLSQPPTPSPPKPTGIFQTSANSSFEPVRSHGVGVKPAEIDQAKMVVELRENHPDKKNAKKTTALTAASPGNLEQPPDNLETLFIPQAHPLPLLVTAEHGNVLQPVVGPGVENVQAVSEKRPSTRAQGAVKKCDSPATTLWAHNELPNFGGNVLLAPAAPAVYVPAKQTVEIIQPPEEGLSHQQPDKPGSVTVQPSQDGNVSSENLENPPKMGEEEALQSQASSGYASLLSSPPTESLQNQPVLIAQPNQSYNLAQPINFSISLSNQLRNENNQLLKDPGVGDKPVAGLQTLHAGGIHSGENVSLPVVQAGSLANAPPPTTNLSNANLLQSPSSASEIAPNQSTSLLMQLPSQIPLNVAPEGQKNANSESLIPELATMPGANSSVPPGTSLPSGNASVLVPPANSMVPSNNFANHSNSKEEAAGALDFTVTWTLERSNTSNSGQVQNPSLSGGPAYSQQPANHSSQVGLETHDKQHFYQQVTKDVQHQVPSDRATQGTLPSQQQMQAAPVPQAVPSGHSSVPSNYQVAPGSKPMQAPQQHDSQVPSNRHYPLGPQEASSTQPPARAAQPSSDKQPLPVPSSSCALTTSAVATTTQPVMPATQQEPQCPLPPQTPQDAFGPPQNPYYYYRHPYDAYQQPYPPSYPAVDPRAAAHLYYSEDVYGQYDPRYRHYDSTAYVESGGYRYAEPERPSSRASHCSDRPPSRQGYKEDYYNTKTGWNDYYADYYANPYDYGDPNRWDPYSSAYDPRYRDPRNYDQRYWYDAEHNLYQKREPYPYSNRQEQYEDHWRYDPRFTGSFDDESEPRRDPYGDEFDRRSMHSERSSHSLHSSRSVHSSFSSRSQQSQLYRSNNDLTANVFETTTQPVSLHADYPYGGYATTFDGQQTFTDYGYSGETGWPTVEQVPSRPMTPEKFSVPHTCARFGPGGHLIKVLPNLPSEGQPALVEIHSMETMLQHSPEQEEMRAFPGPLAKEDTHKVDVINFAQNKATQCFQNDNLIDKESASLLWEFIVLLCRQNGTVVGTDIAELLLRDHKTVWLPGKSPNEANLIDFTNEALEQAEEESGEAQISYLTDSLITAIDSIERETERFRELLLYGRKKDALESAMKRGLWGHALLLASKMDSRTHARVMTRFANSLPINDPLQTVYQLMSGRMPAASTCCGDEKWGDWRPHLAMVLSNLTNNMDLESRTISTMGDTLASKGLLDAAHFCYMMAQVGFGVYTKKTTKIVLIGSNHSLPFFKFATNEAIQRTEAYEYAQSLGTQPGSLPNFQVFKFIYACRLAELGLAAQAFHYCEVISKTVLRDPQYYSPVLINQLVQVSSQLRLFDPQIKEKPEQETFIEPTWLVRLRHLDVQIKEGVIAYSADRSTPQQYASSTPSSELDHISQCDGAGGTPDMGPGTENQLLASLLPNMVQPMQSVQLMPSAPHTILDGSSTMMPPPPQQDPGGTVPFYLVAPTSTGPGPSFAPPGFPHQCGVAQPPLYLSPAVPPGGPPPLAADAWPEERINQETAMQRLPQESPGRKNFPEQREDDFYGKMASMAPGRRSRSTSQSSAHMGYGQRSRTTSESSTHSVGRERSNSAVKQPSPPPPSIPEGKETKKDAKKEVASRKSGANWFRWLMGKGKNEAHLPDDKNKSIVWDEKKQRWVNLDEPEEESKPPPPPPTGFPKVPQAAPPGPGGPPGASVNMFSRRAAGSRARYVDVLNPSGAKSSSAVPAPSDLFAPLAPMPIPANLFVPNSVPEESQPTEGSGAVEQTPATNQANTDAAAAAEPQYLNSAMLPPGSELPASNPDGSQSGELSRSSSMSSLSREVSQHFNQPLSSVPPSGGPPTGTVQFYNPSHFAHSPAPTGSSRMGRIGQRKYPTLK is encoded by the exons ATGCAGCCGCCTCCACAGACAGTGCCAGCGGGAGCTGGGGGACCGCCTCCTGTAGGAACCGCTCGGAATGTGTATTGGCGAAACGGCCCATTCAGCAGGCGGGCAAACGTGCCAGTCtcggcagcacttgccccagtgCAACCTGTGACAGACCCTTTTGCATTTGGCAGACAAACTCCACAGGGTTCTCCACTAGGTAATCCATCCAAAGGCAATCCGCCGGTCATGCCAGGTCCTCCTCCCTCAGTGTATCCTCAGCCAGCTGTTCTGCACAAAGCTCCTTCTCATGCAGGAGATAATCCACACGAACTGCATGCATCTTTACCGGCACCTGTGTCTCAACCGGGAATAAATTCTAATACCTTTTCTAATGTTTTGGCTTCATCGCCAGGACATGATTTAAATAGTACTACAGAAATGCAACCCAATGCAGAATTTGGACTCCATACCCCTTCAGCACCACTGCATTATAGTCCAGGAATGATGCTTGAAAATTCTCTCGGTGGACATGTAGGAGTAGGGCCTGCACCAAACAGGCCTCTAAGTATACAAGATGTAAATCGAGATCCAAGTAACCCTAGTGCAGTACCTGCTACGACACCATTCTTCCCTTTTGCAGAAACGCCCCCATCTCAGTGGAGACTCATTCAGGGTAACACTCAGCCTCAAGTTCGAAATTACATGCCCTACGCTGAGCCATCTTCTCAGAATGCTGTTCATAGCATGTCTCACCCTTCTGCTGGTGGTTCAAGTTTGCATCTGGCTCCTGGACATCAGCAAAGTACCATGCAAGCTCCTTTGCTGGGTGGCAGTGACAAGAATGGGCAAAGTGGCTCTGCAGGAGGTAACCCCCAAGCGAGCAGCCTTCAGCCTGAAAATATGGGTAGACGGTCTGTAGAAATGACTAATACTTGGCTGGCTCAACCTTACCCTGAGCAGTTTTACCCACAGTCCCTGTTACCAGACTGTGGTTTGGTAAACCCCACCACTCAGGAAAGTAACCTGAAAAACCAATCTCAAGCTGCATCTGAAACATCCGGTGGACATGTTCCCAGCAATCCAGATTCAGGAACTATCTCCATGTTTTTCAAAGGGGATGAGGCAGAAAATGAAGAAATACTTTCATCAGAAATAAATGATCTGGCTAGTAAAGCTGACTTTGATGCTTGTCACCGAAGTTCAGGACTTATGTAtcacccttctctccctcctcaacAGGTAGTAGCCAATATTCAGTCTCAGGCACCAGTTAGTACAGGCTCTGCTAATGAGCGTGTACCAAAGGGAATGGATGTCCAATATTTTCTGAGAACTGTGAGCAGCCCGCATGAGGCCCAGACTGTCAAGCATTCTGTGCATGTTACAGATGACAACACAGACGTTGGCAAAGCTCGTGGGAATGTTGCGCTGCAGTATGAAAATGTCGAGAACCTGGAGTGCGTTCAGAATCAAGAAGTTCTGCCGAATGAACCACAGAATAATCCTTTGTCCTCAAGTGTAGGATCTGATCTATACAGGTATGGATTGCCCCCAGGGCCTTCACTTCCAAAGAACACTATTGTGAGCCATGCAGAAGGAGGACCAAATTTGGAAGCACCTGATTCGTTACCTCATCCCATCCGACCTGACAGCGTATCCTCAAACTACAGCAATGTTAGCCACAGGAGCATTTCCAGCTCAGCGAGACCTCAGGAGCTCGATGGTACGTTCATTCAGCAAGAAAGCGGGAAGCCTGATGAAGAGACATCTGCCAGTTTCTTTAAGCAGATTGACTGCTCCCCTTCGGGAGGAGATACAAGTGAGCCCAATATAAGCAAGAACTACCACAGAaatctgtcccagcccccaactcCAAGTCCCCCCAAGCCTACAGGAATCTTTCAGACAAGTGCAAATAGTTCCTTTGAACCGGTGAGGTCCCATGGGGTTggggtgaagcctgcagagatTGACCAGGCAAAGATGGTAGTTGAGCTAAGGGAGAACCACCCAGACAAAAAGAATGCCAAGAAAACTACAGCTCTGACAGCTGCCTCCCCAGGAAATCTCGAACAGCCGCCAGATAATCTGGAAACCCTCTTCATTCCCCAAGCACACCCGCTGCCTCTTTTAGTCACGGCAGAGCATGGAAATGTGTTGCAGCCTGTCGTTGGGCCTGGCGTGGAAAACGTTCAAGCGGTATCTGAGAAAAGGCCCTCAACAAGAGCTCAGGGAGCAGTTAAGAAGTGTGACAGTCCAGCAACCACTCTGTGGGCTCATAACGAACTGCCCAACTTTGGGGGTAATGTTCTTCTggcacctgctgctccagcagtatATGTACCTGCTAAACAGACGGTGGAAATTATTCAGCCACCTGAAGAGGGGCTGTCGCATCAGCAGCCAGATAAACCAGGCTCTGTCACTGTGCAGCCTTCCCAGGATGGAAATGTATCCTCTGAGAACTTGGAGAATCCTCCCAAAATGGGAGAAGAGGAAGCACTCCAATCTCAGGCAAGTTCAGGTTATGCAAGTTTGCTGTCTTCTCCACCCACGGAGTCTTTGCAAAATCAGCCTGTCCTGATTGCTCAGCCCAATCAAAGCTATAACTTGGCTCAGCCAATTAATTTTTCCATTTCTCTATCTAATCAGCTAAGGAATGAAAATAATCAGTTGCTGAAAGATCCTGGAGTTGGAGATAAGCCTGTTGCAGGCCTCCAAACTCTGCATGCTGGTGGGATCCACTCCGGGGAAAATGTGTCATTGCCTGTGGTACAAGCTGGATCTTTAGCTAATGCACCTCCACCTACTACTAATCTGTCAAATGCTAATTTATTACAAAGTCCTAGTAGCGCTTCTGAAATTGCACCTAATCAGTCCACAAGTCTATTGATGCAACTTCCATCTCAGATACCACTTAATGTAGCTCCAGAAGGTCAAAAGAATGCCAATTCGGAAAGTCTTATTCCAGAATTGGCTACTATGCCAGGGGCTAATTCATCAGTGCCCCCTGGGACAAGTCTCCCTAGTGGAAATGCAAGTGTGTTAGTCCCACCAGCGAATTCCATGGTACCTTCTAATAATTTTGCAAATCACTCAAATAGTAAAgaagaagctgctggagcacttGACTTTACAGTTACGTGGACACTGGAGAGAAGTAATACAAGTAATTCAGGACAGGTGCAAAACCCGTCTCTGTCTGGTGGTCCAGCATATTCTCAACAACCAGCCAATCACAGTAGCCAGGTGGGGCTAGAGACGCATGACAAACAACATTTTTATCAACAGGTTACGAAAGATGTGCAGCATCAGGTTCCATCGGACAGAGCCACGCAAGGCACATTGCCTTCGCAACAGCAAATGCAAGCTGCTCCAGTGCCACAAGCAGTACCTTCTGGGCACTCTTCTGTTCCTTCAAATTACCAGGTGGCTCCAGGGAGTAAACCCATGCAAGCACCACAGCAGCATGACAGTCAGGTACCGAGTAATAGGCACTATCCTCTGGGTCCCCAGGAGGCAAGTTCAACACAGccaccagccagggctgctcagccaAGCTCTGATAAACAACCATTGCCTGTTCCATCATCATCATGTGCTTTGACCACATCAGCAGTTGCTACTACCACCCAGCCAGTCATGCCAGCCACACAGCAAGAGCCACAGTGTCCATTGCCACCACAGACTCCTCAGGATGCCTTTGGTCCACCACAAAACCCTTACTACTATTACAGACATCCTTATGATGCTTATCAGCAGCCATATCCACCATCTTACCCCGCTGTGGATCCTAGAGCAGCAGCTCACCTTTATTATTCG GAGGATGTCTATGGACAATATGACCCCCGCTACAGACACTATGATAGTACTGCTTATGTGGAGTCTGGGGGCTATCGGTATGCAGAGCCTGAGCGTCCCAGTTCTAGAGCTAGTCACTGCTCTGATCGACCTCCTTCTAG GCAGGGATATAAAGAAGATTATTATAATACAAAGACCGGATGGAATGATTACTATGCAGACTATTATGCAAACCCATATGATTATGGAG ATCCAAATCGCTGGGACCCTTATTCATCAGCCTATGATCCCAGATACAGAGATCCCAGGAATTATGACCAAAGATATTGGTATGATGCTGAACACAACCTATACCAGAAGAGAGAACCGTATCCATACAGTAATAG GCAAGAACAGTATGAAGATCATTGGCGATATGATCCTCGCTTTACTGGGAGTTTTGATGATGAAAGTGAACCTCGTAGGGACCCTTACGGTGACGAATTTGACAGGCGCAGCATGCACAGCGAGCGTTCTTCCCACAGCTTGCACAGTTCCCGCAGCGTTCACAGCAGCTTCAGCTCTCGCTCTCAGCAA AGCCAGCTTTATAGAAGCAACAATGATCTGACAGCTAATGTGTTCGAAACTACCACCCAGCCAGTCTCACTCCACGCAGATTATCCATATGGAGGATATGCTACTACTTTTGATGGTCAACAGACTTTTACAGATTATGGCTACTCGGGTGAAACTGGATGGCCAACTGTAGAACAAG TCCCATCTAGACCTATGACACCTGAGAAATTTTCAGTGCCTCATACCTGTGCGAGGTTTGGTCCTGGGGGTCATCTAATAAAAGTGTTGCCAAACCTGCCTTCAGAAGGACAACCAGCTTTGGTTGAAATACACAGCATGGAG ACAATGTTGCAACATTCTCCAGAACAAGAAGAGATGAGAGCATTTCCTGGCCCTCTTGCTAA AGAGGACACCCATAAAGTGGATGTCATTAATTTTGCACAAAACAAAGCCACACAGTGTTTTCAGAATGATAATCTAATTGACAAAGAGTCTGCAAGTCTGCTTTGGGAGTTTATTGTACTGCTGTGCAGACAGAATGGG acTGTagtaggaacagacattgcagaGCTTTTGCTACGCGATCATAAAACTGTGTGGCTTCCTGGGAAATCGCCCAATGAAGCAAACTTGATTGACTTCACTAATGAGGCTTTGGAGCAAGCGGAAGAAGAATCTGGTGAAGCTCAAATCTCATATCTCACTGATAGTCTTATAACAGCAATTGACAGTATTGAAAGAGAGACGGAGAGATTCAGGGAGCTGCTGCTTTATGGTCGTAAGAAG GATGCATTGGAGTCTGCCATGAAGCGTGGTTTATGGGGACATGCTCTGCTACTTGCCAGTAAAATGGACAGTAGAACACATGCAAGAGTCATGACCAG ATTTGCCAACAGTCTCCCAATTAATGATCCTCTGCAGACTGTTTACCAGCTCATGTCTGGAAGAATGCCAGCTGCATCCACA TGCTGTGGTGATGAGAAGTGGGGAGACTGGAGGCCTCATCTTGCCATGGTACTATCCAATTTGACCAATAACATGGATTTGGAATCGAGGACTATCAGCACGATGGGTGATACTCTGG CTTCCAAAGGCCTGTTAGATGCTGCACATTTTTGTTACATGATGGCCCAGGTTGGATTTGGAGTTTAtacaaagaaaacaacaaagattGTCCTAATTGGATCAAATCATAG CTTGCCATTTTTCAAGTTTGCCACCAATGAAGCCATTCAGAGAACAGAAGCCTATGAATATGCACAGTCGCTTGGTACCCAGCCTGGCAGCTTACCCAATTTCCAG GTTTTCAAATTCATCTATGCTTGTCGACTAGCTGAGTTGGGACTTGCTGCACAAGCTTTCCATTATTGTGAAGTGATTTCCAAAACTGTTCTTAGAGATCCCCAGTACTATTCACCTGTGCTTATCAACCAGCTTGTTCAG gTATCGTCACAGTTGCGCCTGTTTGACCCTCAGATCAAGGAGAAACCAGAGCAGGAAACATTTATTGAACCTACTTGGTTAGTACGACTTCGACACTTGGACGTACAGATCAAG GAGGGTGTAATAGCTTACAGTGCAGATAGATCCACCCCTCAGCAATATGCCTCTAGCACACCAAGCTCTGAGTTAGACCATATCAGCCAATGTGATGGAGCAGGAGGTACACCAGACATGGGTCCTGGTACTGAAAACCAACTGCTAGCATCCTTGTTACCGAATATGGTCCAGCCCATGCAAAGTGTGCAGCTGATGCCTTCAG CGCCTCACACAATTCTTGATGGATCGTCTACAATGATGCCTCCTCCTCCACAGCAAGACCCTGGTGGTACTGTTCCTTTCTATCTTGTGGCCCCCACTTCAACTGGTCCAGGGCCTAGTTTTGCACCTCCAGGCTTTCCACATCAATGCGGAGTGGCACAGCCACCCCTCTACCTGAGCCCTGCAGTGCCACCAGGAGGGCCACCACCTCTAGCAGCTGATGCCTGGCCAGAAGAACGGATAAACCAAGAAACAG CAATGCAGAGGCTTCCCCAGGAATCTCCAGGTCGAAAGAATTTCCCGGAGCAAAGAGAGGATGATTTCTATGGCAAAATGGCTAGCATG GCACCAGGACGAAGATCCAGATCTACCTCCCAGTCTTCAGCACACATG GGCTACGGGCAGAGATCACGAACCACTTCCGAGTCCTCCACCCATTCAGTAGGACGAGAGAGATCTAATTCAGCGGTAAAgcagccctctcctcctcccccatccatTCCTGAAGGGAAGGAGACCAAGAAAGACGCCAAGAAGGAGGTGGCATCTAGAAAG agTGGTGCAAATTGGTTTCGATGGCTGATGGGAAAAGGAAAGAATGAAGCTCACCTTCCAGACGATAAGAACAAATCA ATCGTTTGGGATGAAAAGAAGCAGCGCTGGGTCAATTTAGATGAGCCAGAAGAAGAG AGCAAgccaccacctccacctccaaCAGGGTTTCCTAAAGTTCCCCAGGCAGCTCCACCTGGACCTGGGGGTCCACCTGGTGCCTCAGTCAACATGTTCTCCAGAAGAGCAG caggaagcagagctcgTTATGTGGATGTTCTAAATCCAAGTGGAGCAAAATCAAGCAGTGCTGTTCCTGCCCCGTCAGACCTGTTTGCCCCGTTGGCACCCATGCCTATCCCTGCAAACCTGTTCGTACCAAACTCAG TTccagaggaatcccagcctacagaagggagtggggcagtcgAGCAGACACCAGCTACAAATCAAGCCAACAccgatgctgctgcagctgcagaaccACAG TATTTAAATTCTGCCATGCTTCCTCCTGGTTCTGAACTCCCTGCATCCAATCCAGACGGCTCCCAGTCAGGCGAG CTTTCGCGCTCTAGTTCAATGAGTTCATTATCACGTGAAGTAAGCCAGCATTTTAATCAG CCTCTCAGTAGCGTACCACCGTCAGGGGGACCTCCCACCGGCACTGTTCAGTTCTACAACCCTTCTCATTTTGCACAC TCTCCTGCACCCACTGGAAGTTCAAGGATGGGAAGAATTGGACAGAGAAAATACCCAACGTTGAAATAG